The stretch of DNA CGCATCGGCGAATGGGAGAAGGCGACAGGTGCCAAGGTCAATATCCTGTCCAAGAAGAATCATTTTGAGCTTGATAAGGAAATCAAGTCGGACATCGCCTCACGCTCGATTAACTGGTGTGTTGGCTCCAACCATTCGTCCTTTGCGCCGCAATATACCGATCTCTATGTCGATCTGAACGGCCTGCTGCCGAAGGAAGAAATTGACGGTTTCGTGCCATCGGTCATTGCGGCCTCGACGCTCGACGACAAGCTGATCATGCTGCCGCGTGCGCAATACGATGTCTCAGCACTTTATTACCAGAAAAGCCTCTATGAGGATGATGCCAGAAAGGCGACGTTCAAGGAAGAATACGGCTATGATCTGGTGCCGCCGAAAACCTGGAAAGAAGTCTCTGAACAGGCCGTCTTCTTTGCTGATCCGCCGAATTTCTACGGCACACAGTTTGCAGGCAAGGAAGAGGCCATCAATGGCCGTTTCTATGAAATGCTGGTGGCTGAAGGCGGCGAATATCTCGACAAGGACGGCAACCCTGCTTTCAATTCGGAAGCAGGCGTTCGCGCACTCGACTGGTTCGTCAATCTCTACAAGTCCAAGGCTGTTCCCGCTGGCACCACCAACTATCTCTGGGATGAGCTGGGTGCGGGCTTTGCCTCGGGCACAATCGCGCTCAATCTGGATTGGCCGGGCTGGGCGAGCTATTTCAACGATCCGAAATCCTCCAAGATTGTGGGCAATGTCGGCGTGGTCGTAGCCCCTGAAGGGTCGGCAGGCAAACGCACCGGCTGGTCGGGTCATCACGGTTTCTCGGTGACTGAATCGTGTGCAACCAAGGAAGCGGCTGCATCGCTTGTCTGGTTTTTGACCAACGAGGCATCGCAGAAGCACGAATCGGCAGCAGGCACACTCCCGACCCGCGCTGCGGTCTGGGATTACGTGATCGAGCAAGCCGATTCCGATCCATATAAAAAGGAAGTGCTTTCTGTGTTCCAGGAAACGGCAAAGACCGCTTTCCCAGTACCGCAGACACCATCCTGGATCGAGATTTCCAACGCCGTCTATCCTGAATTGCAGGCCGCGATCCTCGGCGACAAAACCTCGAAGCAGGCGCTTGACGCTGCCGCCGAAAAGGCTGTGCAGATTTTGGAAGACGCTGGCGAACTCTGATCACCGTATAATCTATGGTCCGCCGCCGTATCATGAGCGGCGGGCCGTTTTGCCGGATTTTCCGGCTGCTTCACTGTTTCGGAAAAACAATGTTCAGACGAATCCCCCCGCCGGTGCTGCTCTTGCTTCCGGCCTTCATTATTCTGGCGGCCGTGGTGTTGTTTCCGCTTGCGCTTTCGCTTTATTCAAGCTTTACGCCCTTTCGCCTGACGCGTCCCGACAGCCTGTTCCGGTTTATCGGCCTGCGCAATTATGAGCGCATCCTCACCGACTGGGTGTTTTGGGCGGCCTTCATCCGCACAGTGGTCTTTCTCACTATCGCGCTGAACTTGGAAATGCTGCTGGGGCTTGGCCTTGCCATGCTCGTCAACAAGGCGACACGTGGTCAGCGAGTTCTGCGCACGCTGATGATGTTTCCTATGATGTTCTCGCCGGTGCTGGTCGGTTTTCAATTCAAGTTCATGTTCAATGACAATATTGGCCTCGTCAACAATGCGCTGCAATCGCTAGGGCTTTCCAACAGCGCCATTCCATGGCTGATCGACGGCAATCTTGCGCTATTCGCCATTTTGATGGCCGAAGTCTGGATGTCGACGTCAGTTTTTGCAATCCTTATCTTGGGCGGGCTTTTGTCTATGCCGCAGGACCCAGTCGAGGCGGCGCGTGTTGACGGCTGCACACCGTGGCAGACGTTCCGCTATGTCATCTGGCCTTATCTGATGCCCTTTGCTTTCATTGCCATGACCATTCGTTCGCTCGATGTGGCGCGTGCTTATGATATTGTGAAAATCATGACCGATGGCGGTCCGGCGCGGCGCACCGAACTCATCTGGACGCTGGTCGGGCGCACTGCTTATTCGGATGCGCAGATGGGGATGGCCAACGCCATGGCCTATGTAGCGATATTGCTGTCGATCATCTTCACGGTCATGTTCTTCCGCAAGCTTGCGAGCGCTCGCGCGCAGATCGGAGCGGAGTGGTAATCATGTCAACGACGCTGTCCAACAATCAGTACCGTCTTATCCGCCGGTTGAAAAAAGCGGCCTATCTCGTCGGCCTGTTCCTCGCTATGGCGGTGATCTGCTTGCCGGGGATATGGATCGTGCTCTCATCGCTACGCCCGCCGGTCGAAATCATGGCCAAACCGCCGGTCTGGATACCACGTGAGATTACACTCGATGCCTATAGCGCGATGTTTTCAGGCGCAGGCGGCGGCGGCATTCCGGTTTGGGATTATTTCCGCAACTCGCTGATCATTTCGGTGACATCGACCATCATTGCACTGATCATTGGCGTCTCGGGCGGCTATGCCTTTGCCCGCTTTCGTTTCTGGGGCAAGTCGGCAACATTTCTGGGCCTCATGCTGACGCGTGCGGTGCCGGGTATTGCGCTGTCCCTGCCGCTTTTTATGCTTTATTCGCGTATCGGCATTATTGATACGCATTTCGGCCTGATCATCACCTATGTGGCGTTGAACGTCCCCTTCACCATATGGCTGATCGACGGTTTCTTCCGTCAGGTACCAAAGGATCTCGCGGAAGCAGCCCAAATCGACGGCTGCACACGCTGGCAAGCTTTCTGGCAGGTGGAATTTCCGTTGGCTGGTCCCGGCATCGCTACCGCAGGCATTTTTGCATTCCTGACCTCATGGAACGAATATGCGCTGGCTTCCCAGCTCACCCGTTCCGTCAATTCAAAAACCCTTCCTGTCGGACTTCTCGATTACACCGCAGAATTCACCATCGACTGGCGCGGCATGTGCGCGCTTGCCGTGGTGATGATTATCCCGGCGCTGACCCTCACATTCATCGTCCAGAAACATCTTGTGGCTGGTCTGACATTCGGCGCGGTTAAAGGTTAATAGAATGGCACAGCTTTCCATCAAAAATCTCGTCAAGCGCTACGGCACTATTGAAGTGGTGCATGGCATCAATCTGGAAATCGCCGACAAGGAGTTTGTCGCGCTTGTCGGCCCGTCCGGCTGCGGAAAATCAACGACCTTACGCATGATTGCAGGGCTTGAATCGATCTCCGATGGCGCACTGGAAATCGGCGGCAAGCACGTCAACGATCTGCCACCGCGTGACCGCAACATCTCAATGGTGTTCCAGTCCTATGCACTTTATCCGCATATGTCGGTGCGTGAGAATATGGGCTTTTCGCTCAAGATCGCTAAACAGCCGCAAGCCGAAATCGACCGTCGCGTCAATGAGGCATCGAGCATTCTTGGCCTCGAAGCGCTGATGGAGCGCCGTCCGGCGCAGCTTTCCGGTGGCCAGCGTCAGCGCGTGGCCATGGGCCGCGCCATCGTTCGCAACCCGGAAGTGTTCTTGTTCGACGAACCGCTATCCAATCTCGATGCAAAACTCAGAACGCAGATGCGCACCGAGATCAAGAAATTGCATGCCAAGGTGCAATCGACAGTGGTTTATGTGACGCATGATCAGGTTGAGGCCATGACGCTTGCCGACCGCATCGTCATTATGCGCGACGGATACATCGAGCAGGTCGGAACGCCCGATGAAGTGTTCAAGCGTCCCGCTACGCAGTTCGTTGCGGGTTTTATCGGCTCGCCGCCGATGAATATGGCTCAAGCGAGCGTCGAAGGGGCTGAACTGGTTTTCGATAATGGCGACCGCCTTCCGGTGCCGGCACAGTTCAAGGATAAAGTCAGCGATGGCGCCAAGGTCACATTTGGTCTTCGTCCGGATGATCTGTTTCCGAGCGGTCATGGATTGTCTTCGGGTGATGCAGGCACATCGCATGAACAGGATTTGACGGTTTCCATCACCGAGCCGCTCGGCAATGAAACGCTGGTCTTTGCTGAATTTGCAGGCAAGGAATGGGTGGCGCGTATGTTGAACCCGCGTCAACTTAATCCGGGCGAAAAAGTCGCCATGCATTTTGATCTGTCGCAGGCGCATCTTTTCGATAGCGCAAGCGGCAAGAGTCTTGCTGTCTAGGGAGAATGACATGCAGCACCTAAATCCCCGCCTAAATCCCCAAAGAATGGGCATGTTGATCGGGCTGCACCCGGAGAAAGTGGCGGAATATAAAAAGCTGCATGCGAGCGTGTGGCCGGAAATTCTGGCGCTCATTTCTGAATGCAACATCACCAATTACACGATCTTTTTGAAAGAGCCGGAAAACTTGTTGTTTGCGACATGGGAGTATGTCGGCGCGGATTTTGACGCCGACATGAAGAAGATGGCGGATAATCCCAAAAACCAGCAATGGTGGTCGGTCTGCATGCCGTGCCAGAAGCCGCTCGACACGCGAAAAGACGGCGAGTGGTGGGCAATGATGGAGGAGGTCTTTCACCAT from Brucella sp. BE17 encodes:
- a CDS encoding sugar ABC transporter substrate-binding protein, with product MRYFMTSVLAGSALLSTGALHAGAAELPGKFDGVTINAKLIGGQQYEALYSRIGEWEKATGAKVNILSKKNHFELDKEIKSDIASRSINWCVGSNHSSFAPQYTDLYVDLNGLLPKEEIDGFVPSVIAASTLDDKLIMLPRAQYDVSALYYQKSLYEDDARKATFKEEYGYDLVPPKTWKEVSEQAVFFADPPNFYGTQFAGKEEAINGRFYEMLVAEGGEYLDKDGNPAFNSEAGVRALDWFVNLYKSKAVPAGTTNYLWDELGAGFASGTIALNLDWPGWASYFNDPKSSKIVGNVGVVVAPEGSAGKRTGWSGHHGFSVTESCATKEAAASLVWFLTNEASQKHESAAGTLPTRAAVWDYVIEQADSDPYKKEVLSVFQETAKTAFPVPQTPSWIEISNAVYPELQAAILGDKTSKQALDAAAEKAVQILEDAGEL
- a CDS encoding sugar ABC transporter permease; translation: MFRRIPPPVLLLLPAFIILAAVVLFPLALSLYSSFTPFRLTRPDSLFRFIGLRNYERILTDWVFWAAFIRTVVFLTIALNLEMLLGLGLAMLVNKATRGQRVLRTLMMFPMMFSPVLVGFQFKFMFNDNIGLVNNALQSLGLSNSAIPWLIDGNLALFAILMAEVWMSTSVFAILILGGLLSMPQDPVEAARVDGCTPWQTFRYVIWPYLMPFAFIAMTIRSLDVARAYDIVKIMTDGGPARRTELIWTLVGRTAYSDAQMGMANAMAYVAILLSIIFTVMFFRKLASARAQIGAEW
- a CDS encoding carbohydrate ABC transporter permease; this encodes MSTTLSNNQYRLIRRLKKAAYLVGLFLAMAVICLPGIWIVLSSLRPPVEIMAKPPVWIPREITLDAYSAMFSGAGGGGIPVWDYFRNSLIISVTSTIIALIIGVSGGYAFARFRFWGKSATFLGLMLTRAVPGIALSLPLFMLYSRIGIIDTHFGLIITYVALNVPFTIWLIDGFFRQVPKDLAEAAQIDGCTRWQAFWQVEFPLAGPGIATAGIFAFLTSWNEYALASQLTRSVNSKTLPVGLLDYTAEFTIDWRGMCALAVVMIIPALTLTFIVQKHLVAGLTFGAVKG
- the ugpC gene encoding sn-glycerol-3-phosphate ABC transporter ATP-binding protein UgpC, whose product is MAQLSIKNLVKRYGTIEVVHGINLEIADKEFVALVGPSGCGKSTTLRMIAGLESISDGALEIGGKHVNDLPPRDRNISMVFQSYALYPHMSVRENMGFSLKIAKQPQAEIDRRVNEASSILGLEALMERRPAQLSGGQRQRVAMGRAIVRNPEVFLFDEPLSNLDAKLRTQMRTEIKKLHAKVQSTVVYVTHDQVEAMTLADRIVIMRDGYIEQVGTPDEVFKRPATQFVAGFIGSPPMNMAQASVEGAELVFDNGDRLPVPAQFKDKVSDGAKVTFGLRPDDLFPSGHGLSSGDAGTSHEQDLTVSITEPLGNETLVFAEFAGKEWVARMLNPRQLNPGEKVAMHFDLSQAHLFDSASGKSLAV
- a CDS encoding L-rhamnose mutarotase, whose product is MQHLNPRLNPQRMGMLIGLHPEKVAEYKKLHASVWPEILALISECNITNYTIFLKEPENLLFATWEYVGADFDADMKKMADNPKNQQWWSVCMPCQKPLDTRKDGEWWAMMEEVFHHD